The following are encoded together in the Luteolibacter rhizosphaerae genome:
- a CDS encoding type II toxin-antitoxin system RelE/ParE family toxin has protein sequence MSIQLLDLARNDLLEGYRFYEQQESGLGDYFLDSLFSDIDSLRLHAGIHRRVHRDLHRSLSKRFPFAIYYKMTGDRIQVHAIVDCRRNPAWIRRHLGGT, from the coding sequence ATGAGCATCCAGCTCCTCGATCTCGCAAGGAACGACCTGCTCGAGGGCTATCGTTTCTACGAGCAGCAAGAGTCGGGACTCGGCGACTACTTTCTGGATAGCCTGTTTTCGGATATCGATTCGCTCCGGCTTCACGCGGGCATTCACCGACGGGTTCACAGGGATTTACATCGTTCGCTATCAAAGCGTTTCCCGTTTGCCATCTACTACAAGATGACGGGAGACAGGATCCAAGTTCACGCAATTGTGGACTGTCGGAGAAATCCTGCCTGGATCCGGCGTCATTTAGGCGGGACCTGA
- a CDS encoding addiction module protein translates to MIELAEIRQLPLHEKLRLMEALWDGIVPEEAELQVPQWHKDLLDEREEAIREGRAEFIDWSTAKQQIRGSIS, encoded by the coding sequence ATGATTGAGCTGGCAGAAATCCGGCAACTACCGCTCCACGAGAAGCTCCGTCTCATGGAAGCCCTCTGGGACGGAATTGTTCCCGAGGAGGCCGAACTGCAGGTGCCGCAGTGGCACAAGGATTTGCTTGATGAGCGCGAGGAAGCAATTCGCGAGGGCCGGGCCGAGTTTATCGATTGGAGTACAGCCAAGCAGCAAATCCGCGGTTCTATTTCATGA
- a CDS encoding ABC transporter ATP-binding protein, whose amino-acid sequence MAEVILDVDAVVKKFDDFTAVDGVSFKVNAGETVGLLGVNGAGKTTLMNMILGLTTPSGGAIRAFGMDLQKHRLEILQRANFCTTYATLPGNLKVRNNLEIFARLYSVPKPKQKVAELLELLEITKLAEKSTGQLSAGESTRVNLAKALLNDPDLLLLDEPTASLDPDIADKVRKLVRHVQRERHPAILYTSHNMRDIEEVCDRVLFLHAGKILAAGTPEEITKHFEEDDLEDVFIKIARSGDAV is encoded by the coding sequence GTGGCCGAAGTGATTCTGGATGTGGACGCCGTGGTGAAGAAATTCGACGACTTCACGGCGGTGGACGGCGTGTCGTTCAAGGTGAACGCCGGGGAGACCGTGGGGCTGCTGGGCGTGAACGGTGCTGGGAAAACGACGCTCATGAACATGATCCTAGGCCTGACCACGCCGAGCGGCGGCGCGATCCGGGCCTTCGGGATGGATCTGCAGAAGCACCGGCTCGAGATCCTGCAGCGGGCGAACTTCTGTACCACCTACGCGACTCTCCCGGGAAACCTGAAGGTCCGGAACAATCTGGAAATTTTCGCCCGGCTCTACTCGGTCCCGAAGCCCAAGCAGAAGGTGGCGGAACTGCTGGAGCTCCTTGAGATCACGAAACTCGCGGAGAAATCCACCGGCCAGCTCAGCGCGGGGGAGTCCACCCGGGTCAATCTGGCCAAGGCGCTTCTCAACGACCCGGACCTGCTCCTGCTCGACGAGCCGACCGCTTCGCTCGATCCGGATATCGCCGACAAGGTCCGGAAACTGGTCCGTCATGTTCAGCGTGAGAGACATCCGGCGATTCTCTACACCTCCCACAATATGCGGGACATTGAGGAAGTCTGCGACCGGGTGCTCTTCCTTCACGCCGGGAAGATCCTGGCGGCAGGGACCCCGGAGGAGATCACCAAGCACTTCGAGGAAGACGATTTGGAGGACGTGTTCATCAAGATCGCCCGTTCCGGCGACGCGGTCTGA
- a CDS encoding alkaline phosphatase family protein, with amino-acid sequence MRSSTLLAGVPLLFIATAQAGPGSANPFGGKRALVIGIDGLRSDALKLQVETGHAPNIAGLITEGTVTWSGVAGGRFGTPTQQPTISGPGWTSILTGTWTNLHNVVDNSTPAYNQPGVSGSYLVNQAPHFARRLEEAAPGTYSSSITSWNWIEDYLVAAQPAYLDYHTKGTGANYAARDADVKTKALAHLSNADPDVLFLHFDQVDGAGHSYGFSTTVPNYLNAIETVDGLIGEVKAAIAARPERASEQWLIVLTTDHGGTAGGSHGGQSDGERTIPFIVSGDGIPVGLSTATPGQAAVPPTVMRYFGLGLPTAWNFAEDGFVTGASLDAVPGEGAVNLSWSLPTSGIPGLSGFELLRDGSVIATLPLGTSTFSDTSALPGIHLYELALGGTNEATLKKSVTVPNPGQRVWDDSHANNNWNTVDANWSSGTTFTHGNDALFAGAGETVTVDAAGVIPAASIVSSGSYGFGGGPIGGTLAKSGSGSLTLSSANAFTATSIGSGPDSQSAGAIHIGNVGALGGGPVSIGSTNMTALYFPPSAGSGTLPNDIQLPAPSTAVTTRLLTDETNLTVTLGGVISGGGSSHEILIDNDSPSSDQGKIRLTSASNSFTSSRIRINRGGLVVTADGVLGNPANDLFLDVTGNLANSGLVLEGPLTLGSGRALTIASQTVIDTQGTADTIAGPLTYTGQMVKRGSAALRLDGAGSGTGGTSLTEGSITLGNAAGLGNGTLHVAATASLGFLNTTPLTGSTTLANPIILPADTSATNRTVLMAGGSGRELALNGVISGGSANTTLYLNTSLSGDTAATFLLNGVNTFTGKTQLNRGSLTINSNASLGAPANPLVIDANIGSKLSFTSGMGFTHPLTLSTTTVLDTADHTITTSAPVAGTAAFTKLGTGTLALAASNTHTGAITIGAGTLAVNGSVASSTNPLTVANAARLSGTGTVSRPVNVSGTLAPGDGTGTLTISAGLTMGPASSLDFQLADWTGTPGSGHDTLAVSSLALTATPAAKFTVNLNASGLTNFNGSSKSFVLASGTVPVSGLAADNWSISTSGFSFSGIWSLEASGNDLLLRYTSADGFSSWAAGSQLEGADAGFSADPDQDGIPNGLEFIFGSVNGQPSATDLPTLLEADDHVVFSFKLADAAAYLEPLVEYSTSLSTPWTTARDGVLGVSIVTLPADADGKTVQVTIPKNAAASLFARLRVEAP; translated from the coding sequence ATGAGATCCTCCACACTCCTCGCTGGCGTCCCTCTGCTCTTCATCGCCACGGCCCAAGCCGGACCGGGTAGCGCCAATCCCTTCGGAGGAAAGCGGGCTCTCGTGATCGGCATCGACGGCCTTCGTTCCGATGCCTTGAAGCTCCAAGTCGAGACCGGCCACGCCCCGAACATCGCAGGCCTGATCACGGAGGGCACGGTGACATGGAGCGGCGTCGCAGGAGGCCGTTTCGGCACCCCTACCCAGCAACCCACGATCAGCGGCCCGGGCTGGACCAGCATTCTGACCGGCACTTGGACCAATCTCCACAACGTGGTGGACAACTCCACCCCCGCCTACAATCAGCCCGGTGTTTCCGGTTCCTACCTCGTGAACCAAGCGCCCCACTTTGCCCGTCGCCTTGAAGAGGCGGCACCCGGTACCTATTCGAGCTCGATCACGAGCTGGAATTGGATCGAGGACTACTTGGTGGCCGCACAGCCAGCCTATCTCGACTACCACACCAAGGGGACGGGCGCGAATTACGCCGCTCGCGATGCGGATGTGAAAACCAAGGCCCTCGCCCATCTCTCCAACGCCGATCCCGATGTCCTTTTCCTCCATTTCGATCAAGTGGATGGTGCCGGTCATTCCTACGGCTTCTCCACCACGGTTCCGAACTACTTGAACGCGATCGAAACGGTGGATGGCTTGATCGGCGAGGTCAAAGCCGCCATCGCCGCCCGGCCCGAGCGCGCCTCGGAGCAGTGGCTGATCGTCCTGACCACCGACCACGGCGGGACCGCCGGTGGTTCTCACGGTGGCCAGAGCGATGGCGAACGGACCATCCCCTTCATCGTTTCAGGAGACGGTATCCCCGTAGGCCTCAGCACCGCGACTCCGGGCCAAGCCGCCGTGCCGCCTACGGTCATGCGCTACTTCGGGCTTGGCTTGCCCACCGCATGGAACTTCGCCGAAGACGGCTTTGTCACCGGCGCTTCCCTCGATGCGGTGCCCGGGGAGGGAGCGGTGAATCTGTCCTGGTCGCTGCCTACGTCCGGGATCCCCGGCTTGAGCGGTTTTGAACTCCTGCGGGATGGCTCCGTCATCGCCACCCTGCCCCTCGGCACAAGCACCTTCAGCGATACCTCGGCACTGCCGGGCATTCACCTCTACGAACTCGCGCTCGGCGGCACGAACGAGGCGACCTTGAAGAAATCGGTCACCGTCCCGAATCCGGGGCAGCGGGTATGGGACGATTCCCATGCCAACAACAACTGGAACACTGTCGATGCGAACTGGAGTTCCGGCACCACCTTCACTCATGGCAACGACGCACTCTTCGCCGGCGCGGGTGAGACCGTGACCGTGGATGCCGCGGGAGTGATACCCGCGGCATCCATCGTAAGCAGCGGCTCCTATGGATTTGGTGGCGGCCCGATCGGTGGCACGCTCGCGAAAAGCGGCTCCGGAAGCCTTACGCTGTCGTCTGCAAACGCCTTCACCGCGACTAGCATCGGTAGCGGTCCGGACAGCCAGTCCGCGGGAGCCATCCACATCGGGAACGTCGGAGCCCTCGGCGGCGGCCCGGTGAGCATCGGGAGCACCAACATGACGGCGCTGTATTTCCCACCTTCAGCCGGGAGCGGCACTCTTCCGAACGACATCCAGCTGCCCGCGCCTTCCACCGCCGTCACGACCCGGCTCCTCACCGATGAAACAAACCTCACCGTCACCTTGGGCGGCGTGATCTCCGGCGGCGGCAGCAGCCATGAGATCCTGATCGACAACGATTCCCCGAGTAGCGACCAAGGAAAGATCCGGCTGACGAGTGCCTCCAATAGCTTCACCAGCTCCCGCATTCGCATCAACCGCGGCGGCTTGGTGGTGACCGCGGATGGTGTGCTCGGAAACCCGGCCAACGATCTCTTCCTGGACGTGACCGGCAATCTCGCCAACTCGGGCCTAGTCCTGGAGGGTCCCCTAACACTCGGCTCCGGGCGGGCGCTCACGATTGCCTCCCAGACGGTGATCGACACCCAAGGCACAGCCGATACCATCGCCGGTCCCCTGACCTACACCGGCCAGATGGTGAAGCGGGGCAGCGCCGCCCTGCGACTGGACGGGGCGGGAAGCGGCACGGGAGGAACCAGCCTCACGGAGGGCAGCATCACCCTCGGGAATGCCGCGGGGCTGGGTAACGGCACGCTCCATGTCGCCGCCACCGCGAGCCTTGGTTTCCTCAATACCACTCCTCTAACCGGCAGCACCACGCTGGCAAACCCGATCATCCTGCCCGCGGATACGAGCGCCACGAACCGGACCGTGCTGATGGCAGGCGGGAGCGGCCGAGAGCTCGCGCTCAATGGCGTGATTTCCGGCGGCAGTGCCAATACCACGCTCTACCTGAATACCTCTCTCTCCGGCGACACCGCCGCGACCTTCCTCCTGAACGGGGTGAACACCTTCACCGGCAAGACCCAACTCAACCGGGGCAGCCTCACGATCAATTCAAACGCCTCGCTCGGCGCTCCGGCCAATCCGCTCGTCATCGATGCGAACATCGGCTCGAAGCTGAGCTTCACCTCGGGCATGGGCTTCACGCATCCCCTCACCCTCAGCACTACCACGGTGCTCGACACGGCGGACCATACGATCACGACCAGCGCGCCCGTCGCCGGTACCGCGGCATTCACGAAACTCGGCACCGGAACGCTCGCACTGGCCGCATCCAACACCCACACGGGAGCCATCACCATCGGTGCCGGCACCCTCGCGGTAAATGGATCCGTCGCGAGCTCCACCAACCCACTCACCGTTGCAAATGCGGCAAGGCTCTCCGGAACGGGCACCGTGAGCCGGCCGGTAAACGTCTCCGGCACCCTTGCCCCCGGCGATGGTACCGGGACCCTCACGATTTCCGCCGGGCTCACGATGGGCCCGGCCTCATCCCTCGATTTCCAACTCGCCGATTGGACCGGCACTCCGGGTAGCGGCCACGACACGCTCGCGGTTTCCTCTCTCGCGCTGACGGCGACCCCGGCCGCGAAGTTCACCGTGAACTTGAATGCCTCCGGGCTGACGAACTTCAACGGTTCATCCAAGTCCTTTGTTCTCGCAAGCGGCACCGTCCCTGTCAGCGGCCTTGCCGCCGACAATTGGTCAATCTCCACCAGCGGTTTCAGCTTCAGCGGTATTTGGTCTCTCGAGGCCTCGGGGAATGACCTCTTGCTCCGCTATACTTCCGCCGATGGCTTCAGTTCGTGGGCCGCCGGTTCGCAGCTCGAAGGGGCGGACGCCGGCTTCTCCGCCGATCCCGATCAGGACGGGATCCCCAATGGGCTTGAATTCATCTTCGGTTCGGTGAACGGCCAGCCGTCGGCAACGGACCTTCCGACCCTCCTCGAAGCGGACGACCACGTCGTCTTCTCATTCAAGCTTGCGGATGCAGCCGCCTACCTTGAGCCGCTTGTCGAGTATAGCACGAGCCTCTCCACCCCATGGACCACCGCCCGAGATGGCGTCCTCGGTGTCTCGATCGTCACGCTCCCTGCCGATGCCGATGGCAAGACCGTGCAAGTCACGATTCCCAAAAACGCTGCCGCTTCCCTTTTCGCCCGGCTGCGCGTCGAAGCACCCTAG
- a CDS encoding glycoside hydrolase family protein has product MFTRPLPPLHFLLMVAACAVAAPLHAELDPASLTRKVILSGSKHVREKGEMLDKSAYNFDSPDAWLFLEGIAPSKVISSYMDRILVNYEPAVPDGNVRVTAHESGTVVIPHRPDYAAMTVFESKGLSGSSMALQCHVPYNDAKLGTMKGAISSFRLKRGYMATIAEEENGTGISRNYVAQDQDIEVKDLGKDLDDKVRFIRIFPWRWTSKKGIAGGIHQKLKLGWYYDWNISQNSTPDLEYVPIKQKRHWPGLNQNWKARGSTHLLGYNEPDRPDQAKMSPDEAISGWPELLGTGLRLGSPAVSDGGLGWLYEFMGKADAANLRVDFVAIHYYRAVGDPGDGKAAAAQFESFLKGIHERTKRPLWVTEWNNGANWTGGRDPNEKEQADAIEEMIKMLDKAPYVERYALYNWVEDGRMLQRNDGSLTPAGEIYRDKVSPLGYKQSKP; this is encoded by the coding sequence ATGTTCACTCGCCCGCTTCCGCCCCTGCATTTCCTGCTGATGGTGGCCGCCTGCGCCGTCGCGGCTCCGCTCCACGCCGAACTGGATCCTGCGTCGCTAACCCGCAAGGTGATCCTGAGCGGCTCCAAGCATGTCCGGGAGAAGGGCGAGATGCTGGACAAGAGCGCCTACAATTTCGATTCGCCGGATGCATGGCTTTTCTTGGAGGGGATTGCGCCCTCCAAGGTGATTTCTTCCTACATGGACCGGATCCTGGTGAACTACGAGCCAGCGGTGCCGGACGGGAATGTGCGTGTGACTGCCCACGAGTCCGGAACCGTCGTGATCCCGCATCGCCCTGACTACGCGGCGATGACCGTGTTCGAGAGCAAAGGGCTGAGCGGGTCATCCATGGCGCTGCAGTGCCACGTTCCCTACAACGATGCGAAGCTCGGCACGATGAAGGGAGCGATCAGTTCCTTTCGCCTGAAGCGCGGCTACATGGCGACCATCGCGGAGGAGGAGAACGGGACCGGGATCAGCCGGAACTACGTCGCGCAGGATCAGGACATCGAGGTGAAGGACTTGGGCAAGGATCTGGACGACAAGGTGAGGTTCATCCGGATTTTCCCATGGCGCTGGACCAGCAAGAAGGGCATTGCCGGTGGCATTCACCAGAAGCTCAAGCTCGGCTGGTACTACGATTGGAACATCAGCCAGAATTCCACGCCGGATCTGGAGTATGTCCCGATCAAGCAGAAGCGCCATTGGCCGGGCCTGAACCAGAACTGGAAAGCCCGCGGATCGACCCACCTGCTCGGCTACAATGAACCGGACCGCCCGGACCAAGCAAAGATGAGCCCGGATGAAGCAATCTCCGGCTGGCCGGAGTTGCTGGGCACCGGCCTGCGCCTGGGCTCGCCCGCGGTCTCGGATGGCGGATTGGGCTGGCTATACGAGTTCATGGGTAAGGCGGACGCCGCGAATCTGCGCGTCGATTTCGTGGCCATACACTACTACCGGGCAGTGGGAGACCCCGGTGACGGCAAGGCGGCAGCCGCCCAGTTCGAGAGCTTCCTCAAAGGCATTCACGAGCGGACCAAGCGTCCACTCTGGGTGACCGAGTGGAATAACGGCGCGAACTGGACCGGTGGTCGCGACCCGAACGAGAAGGAGCAGGCCGACGCGATCGAGGAGATGATCAAGATGCTCGACAAGGCCCCTTATGTGGAGCGCTACGCCCTCTACAATTGGGTGGAGGACGGCCGGATGCTACAACGTAACGACGGGTCGCTGACCCCGGCCGGGGAAATCTATCGCGATAAGGTTTCGCCTCTCGGCTACAAGCAGTCGAAACCCTGA